Genomic segment of Streptococcus australis:
CCTAAATGTTGAGGGTATGTCATTTCCGCCTAATTCAAATAGGATACCACAGACATTAACTTCAAATGATTTAATTAAATTATCCCCTAACATCAACCAAAGAATATCAAACATTTCTTCAAAATCAATGACAGTCAATTCATTGATGGTACGGGTTCTAAAACTTCTAGCGGGGTTATAACTTTTTCCACCAACCCATACGTCAATGTCATCTTTCTTGTGAAAAGTATCCATTTCAGTTTCAGTAGAAATCATAAATCTTTTTCTTTGAATATTGAAATTTGCAAATGTCTTGGCAATACTTAGACAACTTGATTGGATTGAAATTAAATCATCACTCATGAAAGAATATAGTTTTTCATCTACAGCCTCTAAATCTCTATATAAAATAGAACTGAAAAAATAATGAAACAGATTCTCAATAAACTCATCTAACTCTCCAAAAACGATATACGTATAGCTCGAAGCGGTTAGAGCATTTAAATAAACTAACATCGAACTCGTAATTGGTCGCTTACCACTTTCAACTTGACTAACTTGACCTGCATTGCCTAGTTCGCTTTGTGTAATATTGTATTTTTTTCTTAAATTTTTGATACGAGTAGGTATTTCTTGTGAATAATTTTCTTCAAAAAATTTCATGTATAATCCCCCTATAATCATGGAAAAGTAGAAAGTAGTAAAAATAGTTGTTATCCTAGTTGATTAAAAAAATCTCTGATTTCCTCATCTTTTATAAAATAATATATAATTTTCCCCTCTCTTCTAGTATCCAAGATGTTTTGATTGGCTAGTTTACGAAGATGGTGGGAGGCAGATGCCATACTGAGATTTAGTAAACAGGCTATATCACAGACACAGAGTTCTTCAACAGCAAGGAGATAAAAGATGATATTTATCTGTTTATTATCGGTAAACTTTGATAAAATTCGAAGTGATTTTTGAACTTTTTCCTTTTCAAGGTAGTTCGTTGCGGTTGTAACATTTTGTTGATTTATAATATTCACTTGGCATATACTATCTTTT
This window contains:
- the cadX gene encoding Cd(II)/Zn(II)-sensing metalloregulatory transcriptional regulator CadX, with amino-acid sequence MKKDSICQVNIINQQNVTTATNYLEKEKVQKSLRILSKFTDNKQINIIFYLLAVEELCVCDIACLLNLSMASASHHLRKLANQNILDTRREGKIIYYFIKDEEIRDFFNQLG